The genomic segment GGCGCGAGTCACAAGGAGCGCGCGCACGCAGTGGGCGAAGCGCTGGAACGGCTCACGTTCGTCAGCGCCAACGAAACCTGGCCGCGTTTCCTCTCGGCACTGGAGCGGATTGGCGGCGTCGTCGAAGGCTACGTGGAGGGACGCCACAAGAAGAGCCCCAGCGTGCAGTTGCGCATCGACCCCAAGGGCGATCTCGAGGTGATGAGCAGTCACGACCAGCAGCTGGCGGTCGACGGTCAGACGTACCTCGGCTGCATCTTTCCCGCGAGCGAGGCGTACCGTCTCGGGATCCAGAAGGACGCGCTCAAGGTGGGCGCGGTGTTGCGCGAGCGCGGCGTGGTGGGGCGCGTGGCCGTGGACTTCGTCACAGTCGAGACCGAGCCGGGTCGCTGGAAGCACTACGCGATCGAGATCAACCTACGCATGACTGGCACGACGCATCCGTTCATGCTGCTCAAGCTCGCCAACGACGGTGACTACGATCAGAAGAGTGGGCTCTATCTCACGCCTAGTGGAGAGCCTCGCTACTACGTCTCGACCGACAACCTGACGTCACCAGCGTACGTGGGGCTCCTACCTCCGGATTTGTTAGACATCGCATCGAAGCACAAGCTCCATTTCGAGCCGGGGCAAGCGACCGGAGCGATCTTCCACTTGCTTGGCGCGCTGTCGCAATTTGGAAAGCTCGGCATGACTTGCGTCGGCCGCACGCCGTCAGAAGCAGAAAGTTGGGCGGAGCGTGTGCGCTCAGTGCTCGACGCCGAGACGCGCGGTTAGCGCTCACGCACACGGCACGCTCCGACGTGCGCGGTGGTTCTGCGTCGAGGCCGAACGCAACGTGTGACGTCGCGTGCTCCGTGCTAGATCGCTGACTTCCCCACTCGAGGCTCCCTTGTTTCGTCCCCACCCCACAATCTCCGATGCTTGGATCCTGAGTCGCTCCGGCGAGCTCGAGCCGCCGGTCACCGTTGTGCTCGCAGCCTTGCACGGCAACGAACGCTGCGGCGTCGCCGCGATCGAGAGCGTGCGTCGTGACCCATCTCCATTCGTGGAGCGGCAGCTCTCTGGGAGCGTGGTGTTCGTGCATGGTAACCCGCGTGCCACCGAACAGCGCCGGCGCTACACGGACGGCGGTACGGATATCAATCGCTTGTTTTCGTACGGATACGTAGAGAGCTTGGCTCGTGAAGCCTGGACGTACGAGCACGAGCGAGCGCTAGAACTCAAGCCACTGGTGACCGGTGCAGACGCGCTGCTCGACATCCACTCGGCGAGTCAGCCGACGCCGCCGTTCGTCATCTGCGATGGCTCAAAGGAGGCGGTGCGTCTGGGTGCAGCCACAGGCTTCAAGGTGACCTACGGTTGGGACGGGCCCGGGATGTTGATGGACCAAGTCAGCATCGGTTCGCTCGTCTCCCAAGGCAAGCCTGCGGTCTCTGTCGAGTGCGGGCAACACGAGGCGCCGAGCACCATGGAGTATGCTCACGCCGTCCTCGACAGTTTCCTGGTGGCAATTGGGTCACTCGCCGGGGAGCTACCGCCGAGCGAGGCCGAAGTGTTCAGGCTGTTCGCGCGCGTTGTGAAGCCGACTCATGACTTCGAGCTGGCCCGTGATTTCGCGAGCTTCGAGCGACTGGGCGCTGGGGAGAGCCTCGGGTCTGGTCCTGGCTTGACCATCGTGATCGAACGCGAGGCGTATCTGCTTCTGCCGACGCCCAGCGCCGAACGCGGTGAAGATATCGTCTACCTGGCAGAGCGCGTGAGCTGAGCCCTCAGCTCCCCGGCTCCACTCCCAGGTTGCTGCCACCACAGCCGTTCAGCGTGTCAGTCACGAACTGCTGAAAGGCGGCGCGGTCTTTCGACTTGGCGAGTAGGGCGTCCAGGGAAGGCTGACGTTCGCCCTCACCGACTTGCTTCAACACGGCCTGATAGAAGACGAGCACACCATCCAAGGTACGCATATTGATCTCTATCGGGTCGGGATGCTCGCCCCCGTCTTCGATCACGGCGGCACCCATCGAGAGCAGGAACTCCCCGACGTAGTACGGAACTCGCTCTTCCTGGGGCAGGAGCTGCAACAAGGGACCGCAGAGTTCGACGTGCAGCTGGTTGGTGGCAAGGATGAAGTCGGCAGCCGCCTTGCGTCGGTTGCTCGCCTTCTCGCTGACGGGATCTTCGTGCAAGTGGCGAATCAACGCCGCGAGGCCGGCGAGCTCCTCACGAGACAGGTGATCGATATCCACGCCGGCCTCCGCGTTGACGTGAGGCCCGCAATGATACGCGTCCACGTAGACCTCGACCGGCGCGCCCGAGCAGGGAACCCGATAGAGGTCGATGATGTGGCCGTCGGGGCCGGGGCCCACATTGCCTACTCGAGCCTCTGCGCCGGCGCCTGA from the Polyangiaceae bacterium genome contains:
- a CDS encoding succinylglutamate desuccinylase/aspartoacylase family protein, with the protein product MFRPHPTISDAWILSRSGELEPPVTVVLAALHGNERCGVAAIESVRRDPSPFVERQLSGSVVFVHGNPRATEQRRRYTDGGTDINRLFSYGYVESLAREAWTYEHERALELKPLVTGADALLDIHSASQPTPPFVICDGSKEAVRLGAATGFKVTYGWDGPGMLMDQVSIGSLVSQGKPAVSVECGQHEAPSTMEYAHAVLDSFLVAIGSLAGELPPSEAEVFRLFARVVKPTHDFELARDFASFERLGAGESLGSGPGLTIVIEREAYLLLPTPSAERGEDIVYLAERVS